The Glycine soja cultivar W05 chromosome 6, ASM419377v2, whole genome shotgun sequence genome has a window encoding:
- the LOC114417117 gene encoding auxin-induced protein 6B-like — protein MGFRLPGIRKASVSAIQASSKAVDVEKGYLAVYVGEKMRRFVIPISYLNKPSFQDLLSQAEEEFGYHHPNRGLTIPCSEDVFQHITSFLN, from the coding sequence ATGGGTTTTCGTTTGCCTGGTATCAGAAAGGCATCAGTTTCTGCAATCCAAGCATCTTCGAAAGCCGTGGATGTGGAAAAGGGCTACCTTGCAGTCTATGTCGGAGAGAAAATGAGGCGGTTTGTGATCCCCATATCTTACTTGAACAAACCCTCATTCCAGGACTTGTTAAGTCAGGCTGAGGAAGAGTTTGGATATCATCATCCCAACCGTGGCCTCACAATTCCTTGCAGTGAAGATGTCTTCCAACATATAACTTCTTTCTTGAATTAA
- the LOC114417110 gene encoding senescence-specific cysteine protease SAG39-like, translating to MATKIQFHHISLALFFCLGFLAFQVASRTLQDASMYERHEQWMARYGKVYKDPEEKEKRFRVFKENVNYIEAFNNAANKPYKLGINQFADLTSEEFIVPRNGFNGHMRSSNTRTTTFKYENVTVLPDSIDWRQKGAVTPIKNQGSCGCCWAFSAIAATEGIHKKSTGKLVSLSEQEVVDCDTKGTDHGCEGGYMDGAFKFIIQNHGINTEASYPYKGVDGKSNIKEEAVHAATITGYEDVPINNEKALQKAVANQPVSVAIDASDADFQFYKSGIFTGSCGTELDHGVTAVGYGENNEGTKYWLVKNSWGTEWGEEGYIMMQRGVKAVEGICGIAMMASYPTA from the exons ATGGCCACCAAAATTCAGTTCCATCATATTTCATTGGCATTATTTTTCTGTTTGGGATTCTTGGCTTTTCAAGTCGCATCTCGCACTCTCCAAGATGCATCCATGTATGAGAGGCACGAACAATGGATGGCTCGTTATGGCAAGGTGTATAAGGATCctgaggaaaaggaaaaacgTTTCAGGGTATTTAAGGAAAATGTGAATTACATTGAAGCCTTCAACAATGCTGCCAATAAACCTTACAAGCTAGGCATTAATCAATTTGCAGACCTCACCAGCGAGGAGTTCATTGTGCCAAGAAATGGATTCAATGGGCACATGCGTTCCTCAAACACAAGAACAACCACTTTTAAGTATGAAAATGTGACTGTGCTACCAGACTCAATAGATTGGAGACAGAAAGGAGCAGTTACACCCATCAAGAACCAAGGCTCATGTG GATGTTGTTGGGCGTTTTCTGCTATTGCAGCAACTGAAGGAATTCATAAGAAAAGTACAGGAAAATTGGTCTCTCTCTCAGAACAGGAAGTTGTTGATTGTGACACAAAGGGTACAGACCATGGTTGCGAGGGTGGTTATATGGATGGTGCTTTCAAATTCATCATTCAAAATCATGGAATTAACACTGAAGCCAGTTACCCTTACAAGGGTGTTGATGGAAAATCCAATATAAAGGAAGAAGCGGTCCACGCTGCTACCATCACTGGCTATGAAGATGTCCCTATTAACAATGAGAAGGCACTGCAAAAAGCCGTAGCAAATCAACCAGTTTCTGTAGCCATTGATGCCAGTGATGCTGATTTTCAATTTTACAAGAGCGGTATTTTCACTGGTTCATGTGGAACTGAGTTAGATCACGGTGTCACTGCTGTGGGATATGGTGAAAACAATGAAGGAACTAAGTATTGGTTGGTTAAGAACTCATGGGGAACCGAGTGGGGTGAAGAAGGCTACATTATGATGCAGAGGGGTGTGAAAGCTGTGGAAGGAATCTGTGGCATAGCTATGATGGCATCTTACCCTACTGCATAA
- the LOC114417113 gene encoding auxin-induced protein 15A-like — MGFRLPGIRKASKAVDAPKGYLAVYVGEKMKRFVIPVSYLNQPSFQDLLSQAEEEFGYDHPMGGLTIPCSEDAFQRITSCLN; from the coding sequence ATGGGTTTTCGTTTACCTGGCATCAGAAAGGCATCAAAAGCGGTGGACGCACCAAAAGGCTATCTTGCAGTCTATGTCGGAGAGAAAATGAAGCGGTTTGTGATTCCCGTATCATACCTGAACCAACCTTCATTCCAGGACTTGTTGAGTCAAGCCGAGGAAGAGTTTGGATATGATCATCCCATGGGTGGCCTCACAATTCCTTGCAGTGAAGATGCCTTCCAACGTATAACTTCTTGCTTGAATTGA
- the LOC114417111 gene encoding auxin-induced protein X10A-like has protein sequence MQAFRTTEVIHILKHLKFKSLHLIHKFFLTIFSSQVSTHTTTMGFRLPGIRKTSIAANQASSKAVEVPKGYLVVYVGEKMKRFVIPVSYLNQPSFQDLLNQAEKEFGYDHPMGGLTIPCKEDEFLTVTSHLNDL, from the coding sequence ATGCAGGCATTTAGGACAACAGAAGTGATTCACATCCTAAAGCATTTGAAGTTCAAAAGCTTGCATCTTATTCACAAGTTTTTCCTTACAATATTCTCTTCCCAAGTCTCGACTCATACAACAACAATGGGTTTTCGCTTACCTGGCATCAGGAAGACATCAATTGCTGCAAACCAAGCATCTTCCAAAGCTGTGGAGGTTCCAAAGGGCTACCTTGTAGTCTATGTTGGAGAGAAAATGAAGCGGTTTGTCATCCCCGTATCATACTTGAACCAACCATCCTTTCAGGATTTGCTGAATCAAGCTGAGAAAGAATTCGGGTATGACCATCCAATGGGCGGTCTCACAATACCATGCAAGGAGGATGAGTTCCTAACCGTCACCTCTCACTTGAATGACCTGTAA
- the LOC114416337 gene encoding chymomexicain-like, giving the protein MRFSNTRTTTFKYENVNVLPDSIDWRQKGAVTPIKNQGSCGCCWPWAFSAIAATEGIHKISTGKLVSLSEQEVVDCDTKGTDHGCEGGYMDGAFKFIIQNHGINTEASYPYKGGCVAVSQLEYSRAVGSLMYAMISTRPDIAYVVAKLSRFTSNPSSHHWQAMNRVFKYLKGTIDYGLTYTGSPSVIEGYSDASWITNMKDYSSTSGWVFLLEGGAISWASKKQTCITNSTMESEFVVLAAAGKEAE; this is encoded by the exons ATGCGTTTCTCAAACACAAGAACAACCACTTTTAAGTATGAAAATGTGAATGTGCTACCAGACTCAATAGATTGGAGACAGAAAGGAGCAGTTACACCCATCAAGAACCAAGGCTCATGTG GATGTTGTTGGCCATGGGCGTTTTCTGCTATTGCAGCAACTGAAGGAATTCACAAGATAAGTACAGGAAAATTGGTCTCTCTCTCAGAACAGGAAGTTGTTGATTGTGACACAAAGGGTACAGACCATGGTTGCGAGGGTGGTTATATGGATGGTGCTTTCAAATTCATCATTCAAAATCATGGAATTAACACTGAAGCCAGTTACCCTTATAAGGGTGGTT GTGTAGCAGTGTCTCAACTTGAATACTCAAGGGCGGTAGGATCACTCATGTATGCAATGATTAGTACTAGGCCTGATATAGCTTATGTTGTTGCTAAACTTAGTAGGTTTACAAGTAATCCCAGTTCTCATCATTGGCAAGCTATGAATAGAGTATTCAAGTACTTAAAGGGAACCATTGACTATGGTTTGACATATACTGGATCTCCTTCGGTTATTGAAGGTTACTCTGATGCAAGTTGGATAACCAATATGAAAGATTATTCATCCACAAGTGGTTGGGTATTCCTCCTTGAAGGAGGTGCTATCTCTTGGGCATCCAAGAAACagacctgcattacaaattcaacaatggaatctgaatttgtagttTTAGCAGCAGCTGGTAAAGAAGCTGAGTGA
- the LOC114414235 gene encoding auxin-induced protein 10A5-like, whose protein sequence is MGFRIVGIVRRTSFSTTQAASKRVDVPKGYAAVYVGDKMRRFTIPVSYLNEPSFQELLSQAEEEFGYDHPMGGLTIPYKEEEFLNVTAHLNEL, encoded by the coding sequence ATGGGTTTTCGCATAGTAGGTATTGTTAGGCGGACTTCGTTTTCTACAACCCAAGCAGCCTCCAAGAGGGTTGACGTACCAAAAGGCTATGCTGCAGTCTATGTTGGAGATAAGATGAGACGGTTCACAATTCCAGTATCATACTTGAACGAACCTTCATTTCAAGAATTACTCAGTCAAGCAGAAGAAGAATTCGGATATGATCATCCAATGGGTGGTCTAACAATACCATACAAGGAAGAGGAGTTCCTAAACGTTACCGCTCACTTGAATGAGCTGTAA